A portion of the Pseudoxanthomonas sp. JBR18 genome contains these proteins:
- the cfa gene encoding cyclopropane fatty acyl phospholipid synthase codes for MSHFQAPAHPQSSTAPRFESRIARLLAKADVRLNGERPWDLQVHDPGMYGRVLAQGSLGLGESYMDGAWDARSLDGFLTRVLEARLDEQVHGLGEIWDALRARLFNAQSLRGSRKVGERHYDLGNDLYQAMLGKRLVYSCGYWRQADTLDDAQEAKLDLVCRKLGLRPGMRVLDIGCGWGEALKFAAERYGVSGVGVTISREQAEYARKLCAGLPVEIVLQDYRQVRGPFDAVLSIGMYEHVGAKNYRTYFEVARRVLKDEGLFLLHSIGTNTSRNRTDPWIARYIFPNSMLPSPEQTTRALEGLFVIEDWHNFGTDYDRTLQAWRANIEAAWGRLSARYDERFRRMWRFYLAGSMATFRTRRSQLWQLVLSPRGVRGGYVAPR; via the coding sequence ATGAGCCACTTCCAAGCCCCCGCCCATCCCCAGTCCTCCACCGCCCCCCGCTTCGAATCCCGCATTGCGCGCCTGCTGGCCAAGGCCGACGTCCGTCTCAACGGCGAACGGCCCTGGGATCTGCAGGTGCATGACCCCGGGATGTACGGACGGGTCCTGGCACAGGGCTCGCTGGGCCTGGGCGAGAGCTACATGGACGGGGCATGGGATGCGCGCTCACTGGATGGGTTCCTCACCCGGGTGCTGGAAGCACGCCTGGACGAGCAGGTGCACGGCCTGGGCGAAATCTGGGACGCGCTGCGGGCGCGCCTGTTCAATGCCCAGAGCCTGCGGGGTAGCCGCAAGGTCGGCGAGCGGCATTACGACCTGGGCAACGACCTCTACCAGGCCATGCTCGGCAAACGACTGGTCTACAGCTGTGGCTATTGGCGCCAGGCCGACACCCTGGACGACGCGCAGGAGGCCAAGCTCGACCTGGTCTGCCGCAAGCTGGGGCTGCGGCCGGGCATGCGCGTGCTGGACATCGGCTGCGGCTGGGGCGAGGCGCTGAAGTTCGCCGCCGAGCGTTATGGCGTGAGCGGAGTGGGCGTGACCATTTCCCGCGAGCAGGCCGAGTACGCGCGCAAACTGTGCGCTGGGCTGCCGGTGGAGATCGTGCTGCAGGATTATCGCCAGGTGCGCGGACCGTTCGATGCGGTGCTGTCCATCGGCATGTACGAGCACGTCGGGGCCAAGAACTACCGCACCTATTTCGAGGTCGCCCGCCGCGTGCTCAAGGACGAGGGCCTGTTCCTGCTGCACAGCATCGGGACGAACACCTCGCGCAATCGCACTGATCCGTGGATCGCCCGGTACATCTTCCCCAACTCCATGCTGCCTTCGCCCGAGCAGACCACGCGTGCGCTGGAAGGGCTGTTCGTGATCGAGGACTGGCACAACTTCGGGACCGATTACGACCGCACGCTGCAGGCCTGGCGCGCCAACATCGAGGCGGCATGGGGCCGTCTGTCCGCGCGCTACGACGAGCGCTTCCGGCGCATGTGGCGCTTTTATCTGGCCGGATCGATGGCCACCTTCCGCACGCGTCGCTCGCAGCTGTGGCAGTTGGTGCTCTCGCCGCGCGGGGTACGTGGGGGGTATGTGGCGCCGCGCTGA
- a CDS encoding DUF3298 and DUF4163 domain-containing protein has protein sequence MGSVKAVLAPLTLTAFLAACSPGQPDDAGEAKRPQGSETPVAPAAPPPATTEPAADGPLADVAESDPRYVIGISFPRQANAYPGMVKVLGDYAQSARAELMQAVNGLDGQKPSAPYELSLSFDVVADTPEIFAVAADGGRYTGGAHGEPLVARFTWLPKRQALLTTQEMLPTPAGLQAASQYVREQLHTSASLRVDDDTVPPDQRMQLLDSENQMIDAGTAPEVSNFSLFQPVMNADGKIAAVRFVFPPYQVGSYADGTQTVDVPAPVLRPYLAPEYADLFLK, from the coding sequence GTGGGATCCGTAAAAGCCGTTCTTGCTCCGCTGACCCTGACCGCGTTCCTTGCTGCCTGCAGCCCCGGCCAGCCTGACGATGCCGGCGAGGCCAAGCGCCCGCAGGGCTCGGAGACACCCGTTGCGCCTGCGGCCCCGCCGCCGGCCACGACCGAGCCTGCCGCCGATGGCCCCCTGGCCGATGTGGCCGAGTCCGATCCGCGCTATGTGATCGGGATCAGCTTCCCGCGCCAGGCCAACGCCTACCCGGGCATGGTCAAGGTGCTTGGCGATTACGCCCAGTCCGCACGTGCCGAGCTGATGCAGGCGGTCAACGGCCTGGATGGACAGAAACCGTCGGCCCCTTACGAGTTGTCGCTGTCATTCGACGTGGTGGCCGATACGCCAGAGATCTTCGCCGTGGCCGCCGATGGCGGACGCTACACCGGGGGCGCCCATGGCGAGCCGCTGGTGGCGCGCTTCACCTGGCTGCCCAAGCGGCAGGCGTTGCTGACCACCCAGGAGATGCTGCCCACGCCGGCGGGACTGCAGGCGGCCAGCCAATACGTGCGCGAGCAGCTGCACACCAGTGCCTCGCTGCGTGTCGATGATGACACCGTGCCGCCGGACCAGCGCATGCAACTGCTGGATTCGGAGAACCAGATGATCGACGCAGGGACCGCGCCGGAGGTTTCCAACTTCAGCCTGTTCCAGCCGGTGATGAACGCCGACGGGAAAATCGCCGCCGTCCGCTTCGTGTTCCCGCCCTACCAGGTGGGCTCGTACGCCGACGGTACGCAGACCGTGGATGTGCCCGCCCCGGTCCTGCGTCCCTACCTGGCACCGGAGTACGCAGATCTCTTCCTCAAATGA
- the gpmA gene encoding 2,3-diphosphoglycerate-dependent phosphoglycerate mutase has protein sequence MSRKLVLLRHGQSEWNLANRFTGWVDVDLSEQGRSEAVAAGKLMQEEGLKFDVAYTSVLKRAIHTLQRALKQMDQDWLPVHKSWRLNERHYGGLQGLDKAETAAKHGEDQVKIWRRSYDIPPPPMDLADPGHPAHDRRYATLDRNALPATESLATTLDRVLPYWHDAIAPSLKAGQTVLVTAHGNSLRALYKYLNGVSKEEILELNIPTGIPLLFELDDELQVQSYRYLGDPEAAKRAAEAVANQGKAK, from the coding sequence GTGAGCCGCAAACTTGTCCTGCTGCGCCATGGCCAGAGCGAATGGAACCTGGCCAACCGCTTCACCGGCTGGGTCGATGTCGACCTCAGCGAACAGGGCCGCAGCGAGGCCGTCGCCGCCGGCAAGCTGATGCAGGAGGAGGGGCTGAAGTTCGACGTGGCCTACACCTCGGTGCTCAAGCGTGCCATCCACACCCTGCAGCGGGCGCTCAAGCAGATGGACCAGGACTGGCTGCCGGTCCACAAGAGCTGGCGTCTCAACGAGCGCCACTACGGCGGCCTGCAGGGCCTGGACAAGGCCGAGACCGCGGCCAAGCACGGCGAGGACCAGGTCAAGATCTGGCGCCGGTCCTACGACATCCCGCCGCCGCCGATGGACCTGGCCGATCCGGGGCACCCGGCGCACGACCGCCGCTACGCCACCCTGGATCGCAACGCGCTGCCGGCCACCGAGTCGCTGGCGACCACCCTCGATCGCGTGCTGCCGTACTGGCACGACGCCATCGCCCCGTCGCTGAAGGCCGGCCAGACCGTGCTGGTCACCGCCCACGGCAACTCGCTGCGCGCGCTGTACAAGTACCTCAACGGGGTGAGCAAGGAAGAGATCCTGGAGCTCAACATCCCCACCGGCATCCCGCTGCTGTTCGAACTGGACGACGAACTGCAGGTGCAGTCCTATCGCTACCTGGGCGATCCGGAAGCGGCCAAGCGCGCGGCCGAAGCCGTCGCCAACCAGGGCAAGGCCAAGTAG
- a CDS encoding rhomboid family intramembrane serine protease: MFTLIFIAVTAVVSLLALNNRRIADRLILWPPAIDKKHQYDRLITHGFIHADFMHLFFNMFTLFFFGRQIEGFMTQETAWWVFPLFYLSALVVAILPTYLKHQKDPNYLGLGASGAVSAVLFAFILLAPWSRILVFVIPMPAILFAVLYVVYSIWMDRRGGDRVNHSAHLAGAAYGVMFMLIMRPEVFSHFLGELSRPHF, encoded by the coding sequence ATGTTCACCCTGATCTTCATCGCCGTCACCGCCGTGGTGTCGCTGCTCGCCCTCAACAACCGCCGCATCGCCGATCGCCTGATCCTGTGGCCGCCGGCCATCGACAAAAAGCACCAGTACGACCGCCTGATCACGCATGGCTTCATCCATGCCGACTTCATGCACCTGTTCTTCAACATGTTCACCCTGTTCTTCTTCGGGCGGCAGATCGAGGGCTTCATGACCCAGGAGACGGCGTGGTGGGTGTTCCCGCTGTTCTATCTCTCCGCCCTGGTCGTGGCGATCCTGCCGACCTACCTCAAGCACCAGAAGGATCCCAACTACCTGGGGCTGGGCGCGTCGGGCGCGGTGTCGGCGGTGCTGTTCGCCTTCATCCTGCTGGCGCCGTGGTCGCGCATCCTGGTGTTCGTCATCCCCATGCCGGCGATCCTGTTCGCCGTCCTCTACGTGGTCTACAGCATCTGGATGGACCGGCGCGGCGGCGATCGGGTCAACCACAGCGCGCATCTGGCCGGCGCGGCCTACGGCGTGATGTTCATGCTGATCATGCGCCCGGAGGTCTTTTCGCACTTTCTGGGTGAGTTGAGCCGGCCGCACTTCTAG
- a CDS encoding oligopeptide:H+ symporter, producing the protein MTQTPSPAARLPRQIPYIIGNEGCERFSFYGMRNILTSFLVGTLLLYAPEAERATMAKDVFHSFVIGVYFFPLLGGWLADRYFGKYHTVLWFSLIYCAGHACLAIFEDNRQGFYTGLFLIALGSGGIKPLVVSFVGDQFDQRNKHLARTVFDAFYWIINFGSFFASLLMPIFLRSYGPAVAFGIPGVLMLIATIVFWAGRRQYVNVPPTPADPHAFLKVVRSALLGRADGQGRAGLIVAVVGAVLAVLALAATPVLGFVAAACLALGLVIAFGGAGASLQLDRARAHHPDAAVDGVRAVLRILIVFALTTPFFSLFDQKASTWVLQGQDMVIPHQLAWWPSWLVRDAAQMQALNPLLVMLLIPFNNLVAYPLLRRLGFEPTPLRRMGAGIALAGVSWVFAGVLQLAMDGGAQVSLAWQIGPYALLTLGEVLVSATALEFAYSQAPAAMKGVIMAFWYLATTFGSLWVLLTNAAVRNDALTARIADTGLSEAAFLMFFFAGFAFLAGLAFAWYARRYPMQDNYRTA; encoded by the coding sequence ATGACCCAGACCCCGTCGCCTGCGGCGCGCCTGCCGCGCCAGATCCCCTACATCATCGGCAACGAGGGCTGCGAGCGCTTCAGCTTCTATGGGATGCGCAACATCCTGACCTCGTTCCTGGTCGGCACCTTGCTGCTATACGCGCCGGAAGCCGAGCGGGCGACGATGGCCAAGGACGTGTTCCACAGCTTCGTCATCGGCGTGTATTTCTTTCCGCTGCTGGGTGGCTGGCTGGCCGACCGCTACTTCGGCAAGTACCACACCGTGCTGTGGTTCTCGCTGATCTACTGCGCCGGCCACGCGTGCCTGGCGATCTTCGAGGACAACCGCCAGGGCTTCTATACCGGGCTGTTCCTGATCGCGCTGGGCTCGGGCGGGATCAAGCCGCTGGTGGTGTCCTTTGTCGGTGACCAGTTCGACCAGCGCAACAAGCACCTGGCGCGCACGGTCTTCGACGCGTTCTACTGGATCATCAATTTCGGCTCGTTCTTCGCCTCGCTGCTGATGCCGATCTTCCTGCGCAGCTACGGTCCGGCGGTGGCCTTCGGCATTCCTGGCGTGCTGATGCTGATCGCCACCATCGTGTTCTGGGCCGGGCGCAGACAGTACGTGAACGTCCCACCCACGCCGGCCGATCCGCATGCCTTCCTCAAGGTGGTGCGCAGCGCGCTGCTGGGACGGGCGGACGGTCAGGGCCGCGCCGGCCTGATCGTGGCCGTGGTCGGAGCCGTGCTTGCCGTGTTGGCCCTGGCCGCCACGCCGGTGCTGGGCTTCGTGGCGGCGGCCTGCCTGGCGCTGGGGCTGGTGATCGCCTTCGGCGGGGCAGGGGCCTCGCTGCAGCTCGACCGCGCCCGGGCGCACCACCCGGATGCGGCGGTCGATGGCGTGCGGGCCGTGCTGCGCATCCTGATCGTGTTCGCCCTGACCACGCCGTTCTTCTCCCTGTTCGACCAGAAGGCCTCGACCTGGGTCCTGCAGGGCCAGGACATGGTGATCCCGCACCAGCTGGCCTGGTGGCCGAGCTGGCTGGTGCGCGATGCGGCGCAGATGCAGGCGCTCAACCCGTTGCTGGTGATGCTGCTGATCCCGTTCAACAACCTGGTCGCTTACCCGCTGCTGCGGCGCCTGGGGTTCGAGCCCACGCCGCTGCGGCGGATGGGCGCGGGCATCGCCCTGGCCGGGGTCTCCTGGGTGTTCGCCGGCGTGCTGCAGCTGGCGATGGATGGCGGGGCGCAGGTCTCGCTGGCCTGGCAGATCGGCCCGTACGCGCTGTTGACCCTGGGCGAGGTGCTGGTCTCGGCCACGGCGCTGGAGTTCGCCTACAGCCAGGCACCTGCGGCGATGAAGGGCGTGATCATGGCGTTCTGGTACCTGGCCACGACCTTCGGCAGCCTGTGGGTGCTGTTGACCAATGCGGCGGTCCGCAACGACGCGCTCACCGCGCGGATCGCCGATACCGGCCTGAGCGAGGCGGCTTTCCTGATGTTCTTCTTCGCCGGATTCGCCTTCTTGGCCGGCCTGGCCTTCGCCTGGTACGCACGACGCTACCCGATGCAGGACAATTACCGGACCGCCTGA
- a CDS encoding M14 family metallopeptidase, protein MRLPSALIACLLLPILTFAAHAADDALTTVAEASGFQKTGRYAEVGPLCQAFATRWPKAVRCFDFGTTPEGRPMHAMVISTSGALDPASARARDLPVVLVQGGIHAGEIDGKDAGFLVARQLLEGRRAKGTLDKVVWVFVPVFNVDGHERFAAWNRPNQRGPEEMGWRTTAQNLNLNRDYTKAEAPEMQAMLALVNQWDPLMALDLHVTDGAKFRHDVSVQVEPSHEGDATLQRDGQALRAAMIAELDRQGSHALPFYPSLAEHDNPAAGFTDEIYPPRFSHGYFQLRNRFGILVETHSWLRYPQRVAITGNAIVALLQQAAAHGRDWSKDAAAADQAATQLGGQPQILDWQASDTARTIDFLGYAYTRTPSDVSGGLMTHYDETRPTIWHIPLRDQMVPSVTTTAPRAGYLVPVAWAPVVEPRLRAHGLTYQRLEANEDLSVQAYRATDIAFDKSSTEGHQRLKLAGAWGAEPAQLPAGSLYIPIAQPRARLVVALLDPAGPDSLLQWGYFNGAFERKEYMESYVAEEVARQMLQDPEVKAQFEQRLKDDPAFAASPRARLEFFARRHPSWDTRYGLYPVLRTDTAPH, encoded by the coding sequence ATGCGCCTGCCATCCGCCCTGATCGCCTGTTTGCTCCTCCCGATCCTGACCTTCGCGGCTCACGCCGCCGATGACGCCCTGACCACCGTCGCCGAGGCCTCCGGCTTCCAGAAGACCGGACGCTATGCCGAGGTGGGACCGTTGTGCCAGGCCTTCGCCACCCGCTGGCCCAAGGCGGTGCGCTGCTTCGACTTCGGCACCACACCGGAGGGCCGGCCGATGCACGCCATGGTCATCTCCACCAGCGGCGCGCTGGACCCGGCATCGGCCCGGGCGCGAGACCTGCCAGTGGTGCTGGTCCAGGGCGGCATCCATGCCGGCGAGATCGATGGCAAGGACGCCGGCTTCCTGGTCGCCCGGCAGCTGCTGGAAGGCCGGCGCGCCAAGGGCACGCTGGACAAGGTGGTGTGGGTGTTCGTCCCGGTGTTCAACGTCGATGGGCACGAGCGCTTCGCCGCGTGGAACCGCCCCAACCAGCGCGGCCCGGAGGAGATGGGCTGGCGCACCACCGCGCAGAACCTCAACCTCAACCGCGACTACACCAAGGCCGAAGCCCCGGAAATGCAGGCGATGCTGGCCCTGGTGAATCAGTGGGACCCGCTGATGGCGCTGGACCTGCACGTCACCGACGGGGCCAAGTTCCGCCACGACGTCTCGGTCCAGGTCGAGCCCTCGCACGAGGGCGATGCCACCCTGCAGCGCGACGGGCAGGCCCTGCGCGCGGCGATGATCGCCGAGCTGGACCGACAGGGCTCGCACGCCCTGCCCTTCTATCCCTCGCTGGCCGAGCACGACAACCCGGCCGCCGGCTTTACCGACGAGATCTACCCGCCGCGTTTTTCGCATGGATATTTCCAGCTGCGCAACCGCTTCGGCATCCTGGTGGAAACCCACTCCTGGCTGCGCTACCCGCAGCGTGTGGCGATCACCGGCAACGCGATCGTGGCCTTGCTGCAGCAGGCCGCCGCGCATGGCCGTGACTGGTCCAAGGACGCCGCAGCCGCCGACCAGGCCGCGACGCAGCTCGGCGGTCAGCCGCAGATCCTGGACTGGCAGGCCAGCGACACCGCCAGGACGATCGACTTTTTGGGCTACGCCTATACCCGCACGCCCTCGGACGTGTCCGGCGGGCTGATGACCCACTACGACGAGACCAGACCGACCATCTGGCACATCCCGCTGCGCGACCAGATGGTGCCGTCGGTCACCACCACCGCGCCGCGCGCAGGCTATCTGGTGCCGGTCGCCTGGGCGCCGGTGGTCGAGCCGCGCCTGCGTGCCCACGGCCTGACGTACCAGCGCCTGGAAGCGAACGAGGACCTGTCCGTACAGGCTTACCGGGCCACCGACATCGCCTTCGACAAGTCCTCCACCGAAGGCCACCAGCGCCTGAAGCTCGCCGGCGCCTGGGGCGCCGAGCCCGCGCAGCTGCCCGCCGGCAGCCTCTACATCCCCATCGCCCAGCCGCGAGCGCGCCTGGTGGTGGCGCTGCTGGACCCGGCCGGGCCGGACTCGCTGCTGCAGTGGGGCTATTTCAATGGTGCCTTCGAGCGCAAGGAATACATGGAGAGTTATGTCGCCGAGGAGGTCGCGCGGCAGATGCTCCAGGATCCCGAGGTCAAGGCGCAGTTCGAGCAACGCCTGAAGGACGACCCGGCCTTCGCCGCCAGTCCACGCGCGCGGCTGGAGTTCTTCGCCCGCCGGCATCCTTCATGGGATACCCGCTACGGGCTCTATCCGGTCCTGCGCACCGACACCGCACCGCACTGA
- a CDS encoding ribonuclease domain-containing protein, which translates to MSRREARSRRPRSTGGWMVLVAGLVLAMAFLGSRPLDPTQPASTVAREPATGQRQALPDFLPPEARTTLSLIARGGPFPHPQDGAVFGNFEGHLPRQPRGWYHEYTVETPGLSNRGTRRIVTGGTPPSSYWYTADHYASFWPFQVERP; encoded by the coding sequence ATGTCGCGTCGGGAAGCGCGAAGCCGTCGGCCGCGCAGCACCGGGGGATGGATGGTGCTGGTTGCCGGCCTGGTCCTGGCCATGGCATTCCTGGGCAGCCGTCCGCTCGACCCGACGCAGCCGGCGTCCACGGTCGCGCGGGAACCGGCCACGGGGCAGCGCCAGGCCCTTCCAGACTTTCTGCCGCCCGAGGCCAGGACCACGCTGAGCCTGATCGCCCGCGGTGGCCCCTTCCCCCATCCGCAGGACGGCGCGGTGTTCGGCAACTTCGAAGGACACCTGCCACGCCAACCGCGGGGGTGGTACCACGAGTACACGGTGGAAACGCCCGGGCTGTCCAACCGAGGGACGCGGCGCATCGTCACCGGGGGCACGCCCCCTTCCAGCTACTGGTATACGGCCGATCACTACGCCAGCTTTTGGCCGTTCCAGGTGGAGCGGCCATGA
- a CDS encoding barstar family protein: MSQEPPALHDPDQAGVFFVGGNDLDVLAYYAFDARLLSRRIDLMGVRDKRTLLLRIAVALDFPVSAGRNWDGLLDSLRDLSWLEASGYVLLMEGAGELHAHNEPEFDTLIAILDQAQAHWHTQGVPFWAFLALRDKDIAELED; this comes from the coding sequence ATGAGCCAGGAGCCTCCCGCCCTGCACGATCCCGACCAGGCCGGCGTGTTCTTCGTCGGTGGCAATGACCTGGACGTGCTGGCCTACTACGCCTTCGACGCAAGGCTGCTCTCGCGCCGGATCGACCTGATGGGGGTGCGCGACAAACGCACCCTGCTGCTGCGCATCGCGGTGGCCCTGGATTTCCCCGTGTCGGCCGGACGCAACTGGGACGGACTGCTGGACAGCCTGCGCGACCTGTCCTGGCTAGAGGCGTCCGGCTACGTGCTGCTGATGGAGGGGGCCGGTGAGCTGCACGCCCACAACGAACCCGAATTCGACACGCTGATCGCCATCCTGGACCAAGCCCAGGCGCATTGGCACACGCAGGGCGTGCCGTTCTGGGCATTCCTGGCCCTGCGCGACAAGGACATCGCCGAGCTGGAGGACTAG
- the dbpA gene encoding ATP-dependent RNA helicase DbpA, whose product MDDFSTLPLTDALRRGLDAAGYARPTDIQARALPAILEGRDVIAQAPTGSGKTAAFALGLLSRVDTGLVKTQALVLCPTRELADQVARAVRRLAVGLPNLKVTLLCGGMALEPQLASLEHDPHVVVGTPGRVQELMRKKALHLNGVRVLVLDEGDRMLDMGFEDQIREIVGRTPATRQSLLFSATWPDAIRVIAQDSLKDPVEVASDATTTVAPAIFQRFCEVEPAMRQKALAGLLLQQRVEPAVVFCNTRKDVDEVANSLQGFGFSALALHGDMEQRDREEVLVRFAGGSCNVLVASDVAARGLDVEDVAAVFNYELPTDTDTYTHRIGRTARAGRSGLAFSLVTPRELPRARALEDLSGAPLDWMKTPLATGRPKQPPSAPFVSLRVDGGKKDKLRPGDILGALTGDAGLPGTAIGRITIGPVRSYVSVRDEHASKAVARLSAGKIKGRSFRVRAL is encoded by the coding sequence ATGGACGACTTTTCGACACTTCCGCTGACCGACGCGCTGCGCCGCGGTCTCGACGCCGCCGGCTACGCCCGCCCCACCGACATCCAGGCCCGCGCCCTGCCCGCCATCCTCGAGGGACGCGACGTCATCGCCCAGGCCCCGACCGGTAGCGGCAAGACCGCCGCGTTCGCGCTGGGGCTGCTCAGCCGCGTGGACACCGGGCTGGTCAAGACCCAGGCCCTGGTGCTGTGCCCGACCCGCGAGCTGGCCGATCAGGTCGCCCGCGCGGTGCGCCGCCTGGCCGTGGGCCTGCCCAACCTCAAGGTCACCCTGCTGTGCGGCGGCATGGCGCTCGAACCCCAGCTGGCCTCCCTGGAGCACGATCCGCACGTGGTGGTCGGCACGCCAGGCCGCGTGCAGGAGCTGATGCGCAAGAAGGCGCTGCATCTCAACGGGGTCCGCGTCCTGGTCCTGGACGAAGGCGACCGCATGTTGGACATGGGGTTCGAGGACCAGATCCGCGAAATCGTCGGGCGCACGCCCGCCACGCGCCAGAGCCTGCTGTTTTCGGCGACCTGGCCCGACGCCATCCGCGTCATCGCCCAGGACAGCCTGAAGGACCCCGTGGAAGTGGCGTCCGACGCCACCACGACCGTGGCGCCGGCGATCTTCCAGCGCTTCTGCGAAGTGGAGCCGGCCATGCGCCAGAAAGCGCTGGCGGGCCTGCTGCTACAGCAGCGCGTGGAACCGGCGGTGGTGTTCTGCAACACCCGCAAGGACGTGGATGAAGTGGCCAATTCGCTACAGGGTTTCGGCTTCTCCGCGCTGGCCCTGCACGGCGACATGGAGCAGCGCGACCGCGAGGAAGTGCTGGTGCGTTTCGCCGGCGGCAGCTGCAACGTGCTGGTGGCCAGCGACGTGGCCGCGCGCGGCCTGGACGTGGAGGACGTGGCGGCGGTGTTCAACTATGAATTGCCGACCGACACCGACACCTACACCCACCGCATCGGCCGCACCGCGCGCGCCGGCCGCAGCGGCCTGGCCTTCAGCCTGGTCACGCCACGCGAGCTTCCGCGCGCGCGCGCGCTGGAAGACCTGTCAGGTGCGCCGCTGGACTGGATGAAAACGCCCCTGGCGACCGGCCGGCCCAAGCAGCCGCCCAGCGCGCCCTTCGTGTCACTGCGCGTGGATGGCGGCAAGAAGGACAAGCTGCGACCGGGCGACATCCTCGGGGCCCTCACCGGCGATGCGGGCCTGCCGGGCACGGCGATCGGCAGGATCACGATCGGTCCTGTGCGCAGCTACGTCTCGGTCCGGGACGAACACGCCAGCAAGGCCGTCGCGCGGCTGTCGGCCGGCAAGATCAAGGGCCGAAGCTTCCGAGTGCGCGCGCTCTGA
- a CDS encoding adenine phosphoribosyltransferase encodes MSGDTEWATLIRDVPDFPKPGILFKDITPVLADAAAFAAATSALAAPWREAGVQAVLGIESRGFILGAALARALKCGFVPVRKPGKLPGDVLTVEYGLEYGSDSLQLHADALPPGAKVLLVDDVLASGGTLHAALSLARQQGCDVLGAAVLIELQSLGGRGRWQADLPLTATLRYA; translated from the coding sequence ATGTCCGGCGATACCGAATGGGCAACCCTGATCCGCGACGTGCCTGATTTTCCCAAGCCGGGGATCCTGTTCAAGGACATCACCCCGGTGCTGGCCGACGCGGCCGCCTTCGCCGCGGCGACCAGTGCGCTGGCCGCGCCCTGGCGCGAGGCCGGCGTGCAGGCGGTGCTGGGGATCGAGTCGCGCGGCTTCATCCTGGGCGCAGCGCTCGCACGCGCCCTCAAATGCGGATTCGTCCCGGTGCGCAAGCCGGGCAAGCTGCCAGGTGACGTGCTGACAGTCGAGTACGGCCTGGAGTACGGCAGCGACAGCCTGCAACTGCACGCCGATGCGCTGCCGCCGGGGGCCAAGGTGTTGCTGGTCGACGATGTGCTGGCTTCCGGCGGAACCCTGCACGCGGCGCTGTCGCTGGCGCGCCAGCAGGGCTGCGACGTACTGGGGGCGGCGGTGTTGATCGAACTGCAGTCCCTGGGCGGCCGCGGTCGCTGGCAGGCCGACCTGCCGCTGACCGCGACGCTCCGCTACGCGTGA